A single window of Archangium gephyra DNA harbors:
- a CDS encoding kelch repeat-containing protein, which produces MPRRGAVATYVTRATDNCGGVTTACAPASGSTFPRGTTLASCSATDSAGNRASCDLPITVQDTQPPTLTLNGPDTVTLGCGTGASYTEQGATASDVCLGDLTAQVRISGTVDVSVPGSYTLTYTVADLAGNTATTTRTVHVGAAPSTCSATPANWAPTGRLASPRLQHTTTPLPSGKVLVVGGFSWSTELYDPGTGTWETTGSTFATHRDHTATLLPDGRVLVAGGDGSEPGDFAEVYDATTGLWQPAGALGTARRFHTATLLPDGRVLVTGGSDDTGAVQASAELYEPATGSWQPAAGMATARSHHTATLLRSGQVLITGGNDGNGTFLSSSELYDPATGSWRSTGGMTTARRFHAAALLPSGEVLVTGGGGTLALSNTAELYNPATATWTATGGLGTARRYHTATVLKDGRVLVVGGYNERDGILTSAELYNACGNGWCPAGSMAVDRYAHTATLLTNGRVLLTAGVSNRDQSSAELYIP; this is translated from the coding sequence GTGCCGCGACGGGGGGCGGTAGCCACCTATGTCACCCGGGCAACGGACAACTGCGGCGGCGTCACCACCGCGTGCGCGCCCGCCTCCGGCTCCACCTTCCCGCGGGGCACGACGCTCGCGTCCTGCAGCGCCACCGACAGCGCTGGCAACCGCGCGAGCTGCGACCTCCCCATCACCGTCCAGGACACCCAGCCGCCCACCCTGACGCTGAATGGACCGGACACCGTCACCCTGGGGTGTGGCACGGGTGCGTCCTACACCGAGCAGGGCGCGACGGCCTCCGACGTCTGTCTGGGTGACCTCACGGCCCAGGTGCGGATCTCCGGCACGGTGGATGTCTCCGTCCCGGGCAGCTACACCCTCACCTATACGGTGGCCGACCTGGCGGGCAATACCGCCACCACCACCCGCACGGTCCACGTCGGGGCGGCGCCCAGCACCTGCTCCGCCACTCCCGCGAACTGGGCGCCCACCGGCCGGCTGGCCAGTCCCCGCCTGCAACACACCACCACGCCACTGCCGTCCGGCAAGGTGCTCGTGGTGGGCGGCTTCTCCTGGTCCACCGAGCTGTATGACCCGGGCACCGGTACCTGGGAGACCACTGGCAGCACATTCGCCACCCACCGCGACCACACCGCCACCCTGCTGCCCGACGGACGCGTGCTCGTCGCGGGCGGAGACGGCAGTGAGCCCGGCGACTTCGCCGAGGTGTATGACGCCACCACGGGACTCTGGCAGCCGGCCGGCGCCCTGGGCACGGCCCGCCGCTTCCACACCGCCACCCTGCTGCCCGACGGCCGCGTGCTCGTCACCGGTGGCAGCGACGACACGGGAGCCGTTCAGGCCTCGGCCGAGCTGTACGAGCCCGCCACCGGCTCCTGGCAGCCCGCCGCAGGCATGGCCACCGCCCGTTCCCACCACACGGCCACCCTGCTGCGCTCCGGCCAGGTGCTCATCACCGGAGGCAATGATGGCAATGGGACGTTCCTGTCCTCGTCCGAGCTGTATGACCCCGCCACGGGCTCCTGGCGTTCCACGGGCGGTATGACCACGGCCCGCCGCTTCCACGCAGCGGCCCTGCTGCCCTCGGGCGAGGTGCTCGTCACCGGAGGTGGCGGAACCCTGGCGCTCAGCAACACGGCGGAGCTGTACAACCCGGCCACCGCCACCTGGACGGCCACTGGCGGTCTGGGGACCGCCCGGCGCTACCACACCGCCACCGTGCTGAAGGATGGCCGGGTGCTCGTCGTGGGTGGCTACAACGAGCGCGACGGCATCCTCACCTCCGCGGAGCTGTACAACGCGTGCGGCAATGGCTGGTGCCCCGCCGGCAGCATGGCGGTGGACCGTTACGCGCACACCGCGACCTTGCTGACGAATGGCCGGGTGCTCCTGACGGCCGGCGTCAGCAACCGCGACCAGTCATCCGCGGAGCTGTACATCCCGTAA